The following coding sequences lie in one Halogeometricum rufum genomic window:
- a CDS encoding helix-turn-helix domain-containing protein translates to MASTECDYVIATGRGIPTAAHIPHPTAEGDALCENLDPATGTRPLSRALRQRFEIDLCKDCLRHGPVGHVGTIDHAVVRTLTDKQRTALRVAVVEGYFEWPRETTASELAESLGIAQPTFARHLRVAERKLFSALFDVDIESMGMDD, encoded by the coding sequence GTGGCGAGTACGGAGTGTGACTACGTCATTGCTACAGGCAGGGGGATACCGACAGCCGCCCACATCCCTCATCCGACTGCCGAAGGCGATGCGCTCTGTGAGAATCTCGATCCAGCGACGGGGACGCGTCCGCTTTCGCGAGCGCTCCGACAGCGGTTCGAGATCGACCTCTGCAAGGACTGCCTCCGACACGGTCCGGTTGGCCACGTCGGGACGATCGATCACGCCGTCGTCCGGACCTTGACCGACAAGCAGCGCACCGCACTCCGCGTCGCTGTCGTCGAGGGCTACTTCGAATGGCCGCGAGAGACGACGGCCAGTGAGTTGGCCGAGTCGCTGGGGATCGCCCAACCCACGTTCGCGCGGCATCTCCGCGTCGCCGAGCGGAAACTGTTCTCGGCGCTGTTCGATGTCGATATAGAGTCAATGGGGATGGACGACTGA